A genome region from Hymenobacter tibetensis includes the following:
- a CDS encoding carboxylesterase family protein, whose protein sequence is MPSTEPPQFHAPAGLIIGWRDGEVVRASGIRYARAERFKPCVAEPPSVTPILATAPAPACPQVADPRLALAFGDFYTDAIFDEDCLRLSVTVPAERQPAEFLPVLLWVHGGSYVTGAGDVPLYDPAALVSEQRVVVVAVTYRLGLLGFLGSEGGTPPNLGLLDLLEALRWVQRNIAACGGNPNLVTLLGHSSGADAIAHLMVSEGAAGLFRRVIMHSAPLGLARNRQPMIQAMAAAIGTFPATASIDEVLARETAVNKAVRRFGLKSGMPFGTQYGAFPLPAESEIEQAWEAVAPQVDVLIGATAEETRFFAAIDPKFHWLRRLSFVGTLLSRLLVRVTSGMIYLKPAEAFAQRHARAGGRAYHFLMLFQPAGDTFGAAHTVDLPLLLGTQASWGATPLLAHANWDPIHQAGQQVRTLWADFARTGVLPAQVQIPGVLRLKRE, encoded by the coding sequence ATGCCTTCAACCGAGCCTCCCCAATTTCATGCTCCAGCCGGCCTTATTATCGGGTGGCGTGATGGAGAAGTGGTGCGGGCTTCCGGAATCCGTTATGCGCGCGCCGAGCGGTTCAAGCCCTGCGTAGCCGAGCCGCCTTCAGTTACACCTATTCTCGCCACTGCGCCGGCTCCCGCGTGTCCCCAAGTGGCCGACCCTCGGCTGGCCCTGGCCTTCGGAGACTTCTATACCGATGCTATTTTCGACGAGGACTGTCTGCGGCTGTCGGTCACGGTGCCGGCTGAGCGGCAGCCAGCGGAATTTCTGCCCGTGCTACTATGGGTGCATGGGGGCTCGTACGTAACCGGTGCCGGCGACGTGCCCCTGTACGACCCTGCGGCCCTCGTGAGCGAGCAGCGGGTGGTAGTGGTGGCCGTTACGTACCGATTGGGGCTGCTAGGATTTTTGGGCAGTGAAGGTGGAACTCCGCCTAACTTAGGATTATTAGATCTGCTGGAAGCCTTGCGGTGGGTGCAGCGCAACATTGCCGCATGTGGGGGCAATCCAAACTTGGTAACCCTACTCGGGCACTCATCCGGCGCGGATGCCATTGCGCACCTCATGGTTTCGGAAGGAGCTGCGGGTTTGTTCCGGCGCGTTATCATGCACAGTGCCCCCCTAGGCCTCGCGCGCAACCGCCAGCCTATGATCCAAGCCATGGCCGCCGCAATAGGCACGTTCCCCGCCACTGCCTCCATCGACGAAGTGCTGGCGCGCGAAACTGCTGTCAACAAAGCCGTACGCCGATTTGGGCTGAAAAGTGGCATGCCCTTCGGCACCCAATACGGAGCTTTTCCCTTGCCCGCCGAGTCTGAAATAGAGCAGGCCTGGGAGGCAGTAGCTCCCCAAGTGGACGTGCTGATTGGCGCTACCGCCGAGGAAACCCGATTCTTTGCCGCCATAGACCCGAAATTCCACTGGCTACGGCGGCTGTCGTTCGTTGGTACCCTGCTTTCGCGCTTGTTGGTACGCGTCACCTCAGGCATGATCTACCTGAAGCCGGCTGAAGCATTTGCCCAGCGGCACGCCCGGGCTGGCGGCCGTGCGTACCACTTTCTGATGCTCTTCCAACCCGCAGGTGACACGTTTGGAGCTGCGCATACTGTTGATTTGCCGCTGCTGCTAGGCACGCAAGCCAGCTGGGGCGCTACGCCACTACTCGCTCATGCCAACTGGGACCCTATCCACCAAGCAGGGCAGCAAGTACGTACGCTATGGGCTGACTTTGCTCGTACCGGAGTATTGCCCGCTCAAGTACAGATTCCGGGTGTGCTTCGCTTGAAGCGAGAGTAA
- a CDS encoding acyltransferase family protein, with protein MASITATLTRKLHATSTAIFDKTVGEGRINWPALALARFVLAFIVAAAHIYDYTTVDTPLTLIRRLDAFQAILGFLLISGLSIGHSILKNAEGYYIRRAQRIYPVYLVCIALHYAVVPEPFTWNLITKLLANIFFLNQAVTETSYIGPAWTLALEVWLYALAPLFLRASYKTMLTITAVSFFSYVVYTCSRTLLDTPYYAGVSYGLNLLFLSFIWTAGFMLAIFKHKTKAISLIVTLILVTQWFLNTAIQIAYRIKNNQVNELWENDALDFFMRAICLLFIYYMVVGNKKIPTFSPLSRKVADFLGNISYPLYLSNFAVLILCERFAITNWIVLTFCCLLVASLIYQLFDFYSKKRTA; from the coding sequence ATGGCGTCCATCACTGCTACTTTAACAAGAAAACTTCATGCAACTAGCACTGCTATTTTCGACAAAACTGTTGGGGAAGGTCGAATCAACTGGCCAGCTTTAGCGTTAGCTCGTTTTGTACTGGCTTTTATTGTTGCCGCTGCTCATATCTATGACTACACTACAGTCGATACCCCCCTTACCTTAATTAGAAGATTAGATGCTTTCCAGGCTATCCTCGGTTTTCTGCTGATAAGTGGCTTATCTATTGGTCATTCTATCCTTAAAAACGCTGAAGGGTATTACATAAGAAGAGCACAACGCATTTATCCAGTTTACCTCGTCTGTATTGCATTACATTATGCTGTCGTGCCCGAGCCTTTTACTTGGAACCTAATTACCAAGCTATTAGCTAACATATTTTTTCTCAACCAGGCCGTTACTGAAACCTCTTATATAGGCCCAGCCTGGACTTTAGCGTTGGAAGTGTGGCTATATGCACTAGCGCCTCTCTTTTTGAGGGCTTCCTATAAAACTATGCTCACTATAACTGCTGTGTCTTTCTTCAGCTACGTAGTCTATACTTGTTCAAGAACGCTGCTTGATACTCCTTATTACGCTGGAGTATCCTATGGACTTAATCTACTGTTTTTATCTTTTATCTGGACTGCAGGCTTTATGCTAGCTATTTTCAAGCATAAAACGAAAGCCATTTCCCTGATAGTAACACTAATTCTAGTTACACAATGGTTCTTAAATACAGCTATACAAATTGCCTATCGGATTAAGAACAACCAAGTGAACGAATTATGGGAAAACGATGCGTTAGATTTCTTCATGAGGGCAATTTGCCTATTGTTTATCTATTATATGGTTGTTGGCAACAAGAAAATACCCACGTTTTCTCCTCTGAGCAGAAAGGTGGCTGATTTTCTAGGCAACATTTCTTACCCTTTGTACCTATCGAATTTTGCAGTATTAATTCTGTGTGAAAGATTTGCTATAACTAATTGGATCGTTCTAACCTTCTGTTGCTTGCTTGTAGCCTCTCTGATCTACCAACTATTTGATTTTTACAGTAAAAAACGGACAGCATAG
- a CDS encoding TetR/AcrR family transcriptional regulator: protein MNRKQLIAQAALQLFAERGFENTSTALIAKAAEVSEALIFKHFGNKDHLLDYIIRSGYKRIIEQGRGRLPEKAPLELIYRIIDLPYTLVQEEPAFWKLQNRLVDVAVARTQHERFMQPLPGLLSTAFQQLGYQEPDKEARLLMLLVEVLWKSLATQDHGDIPEMLAFIKTKYQPQT from the coding sequence ATGAACCGCAAACAACTTATTGCTCAAGCTGCCTTGCAGCTGTTCGCGGAAAGAGGATTTGAGAATACCTCCACGGCGCTGATTGCAAAGGCGGCGGAAGTGTCGGAGGCGCTTATTTTCAAGCATTTCGGCAACAAAGACCATTTGCTCGACTATATTATTCGGAGCGGCTACAAGCGCATTATCGAGCAAGGCCGCGGACGCCTACCCGAGAAAGCGCCGCTAGAACTTATTTACCGTATCATCGACCTGCCCTACACGCTAGTGCAGGAAGAACCGGCTTTCTGGAAGCTGCAAAACCGCCTGGTTGATGTTGCCGTGGCGCGTACCCAGCACGAACGGTTTATGCAACCACTGCCTGGTCTGCTGAGCACAGCCTTCCAGCAGCTAGGCTACCAAGAGCCCGACAAAGAAGCCCGACTCTTGATGCTATTGGTAGAGGTGCTATGGAAGAGCCTCGCCACCCAAGACCACGGCGACATTCCCGAGATGTTGGCTTTCATTAAAACGAAGTATCAGCCCCAGACGTGA
- a CDS encoding NAD(P)/FAD-dependent oxidoreductase has translation MNSISTDICIIGAGPVGLFAVFEAGLLKLRCHVVDALPQVGGQLSEIYPKKPIYDIPGFPDILAGDLVRNLMRQIEPFHPTFTLGERVERFAKLEDGSFQLFTSDGTEILCKAIAIAGGLGSFEPRKPAIESLESFESGKGVYYMVRDPETFRDQRLVIAGGGDSALDWTIFLADVAKEVTLVHRGTTFRGAADSAEKVKALHEAGKARLVLSSNVTHVHGNGKLNSVTITANDGTAETLDVDSFIPLFGLTPKLGPIEDWGLELEDNAVKVNTVDYSTSVPGIFAIGDINTYPGKLKLILCGFHEAALMCQGAFKYINPDKKYVLKYTTVNGVPTL, from the coding sequence ATGAATTCCATTTCCACCGATATCTGTATTATCGGGGCGGGCCCTGTAGGCCTGTTCGCCGTTTTTGAAGCCGGATTGCTGAAACTGCGCTGCCATGTAGTAGATGCCCTACCTCAGGTAGGTGGGCAGCTTTCCGAAATTTATCCTAAGAAGCCCATCTACGACATCCCGGGCTTCCCCGACATTCTGGCCGGCGACCTAGTGCGCAATCTGATGCGCCAGATCGAGCCCTTCCACCCCACTTTCACGCTCGGTGAGCGGGTTGAGCGTTTCGCTAAGCTCGAAGATGGCTCGTTCCAGCTTTTCACCTCCGACGGCACCGAAATCCTGTGTAAAGCTATTGCCATTGCGGGCGGCCTGGGTTCGTTTGAGCCGCGCAAGCCAGCCATCGAGAGCTTAGAGAGCTTCGAGAGTGGCAAAGGTGTGTACTACATGGTGCGCGACCCCGAAACATTCCGCGACCAACGCTTGGTTATTGCCGGCGGCGGCGACTCGGCCTTGGACTGGACTATTTTCCTGGCTGATGTAGCCAAGGAAGTAACGCTCGTGCACCGCGGCACTACATTCCGGGGTGCTGCCGACTCGGCTGAGAAAGTGAAAGCCTTGCATGAAGCCGGCAAAGCGCGTTTGGTATTGAGCAGCAACGTCACGCATGTGCATGGCAACGGCAAACTCAACTCGGTTACCATCACGGCCAACGATGGCACTGCCGAAACACTGGACGTCGACTCCTTCATCCCGCTCTTCGGCCTCACGCCCAAGCTCGGGCCGATCGAGGACTGGGGCCTAGAGCTGGAAGACAATGCTGTAAAGGTTAACACCGTAGATTACTCTACGTCTGTGCCCGGCATTTTTGCCATTGGGGATATCAACACGTATCCTGGCAAGCTGAAGCTGATTTTGTGTGGCTTCCACGAGGCGGCTCTCATGTGTCAGGGTGCGTTCAAATACATCAACCCCGACAAAAAATACGTGCTTAAATATACCACCGTCAACGGGGTACCTACGCTTTAA
- a CDS encoding 2Fe-2S iron-sulfur cluster-binding protein, with protein MTDEVRVYVEEAPGQRTEVVGPTDMGLNLMELLKASGYDIQATCGGMALCGTCHIEVLAGPDLDEPGDDEMAMLESLPILSPGSRLSCQIRITERIDGLVLRLMPQTA; from the coding sequence ATGACCGACGAAGTACGCGTGTACGTGGAGGAGGCCCCCGGCCAACGCACGGAAGTTGTAGGACCCACCGACATGGGGCTGAATCTGATGGAACTGTTGAAAGCCAGCGGCTACGATATCCAGGCTACTTGCGGAGGCATGGCCTTGTGCGGCACGTGCCACATAGAAGTGCTAGCGGGCCCCGACCTGGACGAGCCCGGCGACGACGAAATGGCCATGCTGGAAAGCCTGCCCATACTAAGCCCCGGCAGCCGCCTTTCCTGCCAGATCCGCATTACGGAGCGCATTGATGGGTTGGTATTGCGTTTGATGCCTCAAACAGCCTAG
- a CDS encoding alpha-2-macroglobulin family protein, which translates to MRRFLFSLFASLMLLTTGSSAPTPPGNGSPATWKKIDQLLAKDQTASAAKLLEPIYQQARQQQHAPEYLRALLYKLRLLDAKEEEADYQAIALVEADLKTATFPARPMLHSLLAQLYATYYQQHRYQLLKRTRAAGPDTTDASATDLRTWDATRLGHAVVQHYRASLTDQPQRQQQVQLKALGYAVWGGNPEGRALRPTLYDLLAHRAIDALQNDTYYVTRPAQQFELNDPALLGSAADFVGLQLKAPKGDSLNGQWHALQVLQHLTAFRLTNSQNRVALADVELKRLRFVQRHAKLPGQNELYRTALLRAADTYKSLPISTEFLFEAASVLASDEPAKACELALLAESRFPKAYGAQQARELRLAIQAVVLSFTTEEVVLPAQPWLLHLSVRNAPRLYAKAYRVTTTQRIQRLHDNPYNREENFQEIYSRVLTATPAAVWTLEVPAPLDYKLHTVQQAGPALPLGHYLIVVSTSPENPTAKKSGISTAYAQLSVSKLSEVRRGGAQQGIELLVLDRQSGQPVAEVNALPFFRYYDQKTRNYKQQRSAAYAATNTEGVVQLPGSLADQQNSQPRAILLTKGSDSLLTAENGYFGPRRATRPEEKTSRHTFLYTDRAIYRPGQTLYFKGILTETLAGKSELRNKTSISVRLVDVNGQAVQTLSFTTSDFGSFHGSFVLPTGLLNGTMTLQTDHGMIAFVVEDYKRPTFQVTFEPVAGTPVLGRSVTARGNVTAYAGQPIDGATVQYRVVRHTMWPMFGRDYGSRIDFPGGEPEVEIVSGSTRTDSAGHFNVEFVAKGEAIGAAKRRPWQPGYVFEVKADVTDAAGETRSGEQRINLGTDALTLRLDVPELLNRDKLPTLKLLSTNATGEAMPARVQLRLYRLTPPARATRPRVWERPEYEALREEEFKRRFPLDAYANEDNDTTWARTLVLTQEFDTEKSPQLTGLVAPLAQQAPGRYMLEATAPAVGGKPAAEVEQFFTLYSATTTTLPVPTPDWFVSLQDSVVPGQSARFLLGSSEEGARVLLEAEVEGETVRREWLTLRAGEQRVVEVPTTATLEGSQLYLHLTHVRDNRLYTNAATVQVVTPPVPLVLSIATFRDKLQPGQKETWRVTIQQANGKPAAAEMLATLYDKSLDAFRPHLFTKLTLPTPYFPATLAWRGQFGEVQSRELFNRKYADLSALATVYPHINMWGFAGEDMQATYTVTVKGNTDNPMDLQSMGGIRVRGAASRAAMAADASQLNEVVVVGYGTQQRQEISGSVAPAPAPPSQPNLAGVQARTDFRETAFWLPELRTNAKGETVVEFQMPEAVTRWQLLALAHDQQLHSGLLSRELVTQKQLQVTPNAPRFFREGDQLTFTAKLSNLTEQPLSGAAQLFLFDARTQQPLESKLLKSDNQLKFNLKANQSSAVAWSLAIPETAQGQVPLEAITYRVVAEAQLPGQEKKQKKQRRQNKRATDAAQLATVSDGEENTLPVLPNRLLVTESLPLPVVGPATREFELKKLTSTTSPTRRNYSLTLEMTQNPAWYAVQALPYLMEYPYECSEQVFSRLYANLLAAKILASTPRLKAVVAEWNRANQAGGKVALSSKLEQNQELKALLLQETPWVRDAQSETERMRRLAELFDEPRLTAETARALDKLAKMQQPTGAFPWFERMPADRYITQLIVAGFGKLQKLGALNVAQNSQAQQIVDKALRYLDEELQRDYTELRKLPGVNLKQQHVSAVQIQALYARSFWPTASGINPAQPALAYYQQQAATFWKTQTRYLQAQTALALHRQKTQPAAVNDMLTALTENALHSEELGMYWKEVRGGYHWQEAPTETQATLIEAFDEVRNNQKAVDEMKLWLLKQKQTQNWPSTRATADACYALLLRGSDWLQPTQPVQVSIGGKAVTPTSQQAGTGYFKNTFPAADITPVQGKVSIKKTDAGVAWGALYWQYFEQIDKITPAATPLQVERQLYREQQTSAGPSLERLTSTSPLRVGDVLVVRLVLRSDRDLEYVHLKDQRAAGLDLMAQTSGYRYQSGLGYYESPRDAATNFFISRFPKGTHTFEYRLRAAQAGNFSGGLSQLQCLYAPEFTAHSAGTRVQIVPQP; encoded by the coding sequence ATGCGTCGTTTCCTGTTTAGCTTATTCGCCTCACTCATGCTGCTTACTACTGGTTCTTCGGCCCCTACTCCGCCTGGCAACGGCAGCCCCGCTACGTGGAAGAAAATCGACCAGCTGCTGGCCAAAGACCAGACGGCCTCGGCTGCCAAACTGCTGGAGCCCATCTACCAACAAGCCCGGCAGCAACAGCATGCGCCAGAGTACCTGCGGGCGCTGCTCTACAAGCTGCGGCTGCTGGATGCTAAAGAAGAGGAAGCGGATTACCAAGCCATTGCGCTGGTGGAAGCAGACCTGAAAACTGCCACGTTTCCGGCCCGGCCCATGCTGCATAGCCTGCTGGCCCAACTGTACGCCACTTATTACCAGCAGCACCGCTACCAACTTCTCAAACGTACCCGTGCCGCCGGCCCCGATACCACCGATGCCAGTGCCACCGACCTGCGCACCTGGGATGCCACCCGCCTCGGCCACGCGGTGGTGCAGCACTACCGCGCTTCCCTCACCGACCAACCCCAGCGCCAGCAGCAAGTACAGTTAAAAGCCTTAGGCTACGCCGTTTGGGGTGGCAACCCGGAGGGCCGCGCACTGCGCCCCACGCTCTACGACCTGCTAGCCCACCGCGCCATCGATGCTCTGCAAAACGATACGTACTACGTTACGCGGCCAGCCCAGCAGTTTGAGCTGAACGACCCCGCATTGCTTGGTTCGGCCGCCGACTTTGTTGGTTTGCAATTGAAGGCGCCTAAGGGTGACTCCCTGAATGGGCAGTGGCACGCACTGCAAGTGTTGCAGCACCTGACCGCCTTCCGCCTCACCAACTCGCAAAACCGCGTTGCATTAGCTGATGTGGAGCTGAAGCGCCTACGTTTCGTGCAGCGGCACGCCAAACTGCCGGGCCAAAACGAGCTGTACCGCACCGCCCTGCTCCGGGCCGCCGACACGTACAAGTCATTACCGATTAGTACGGAATTTCTGTTTGAAGCAGCTTCCGTGCTAGCTTCCGATGAACCCGCCAAAGCGTGCGAGCTGGCTTTGCTGGCCGAAAGCCGCTTTCCGAAGGCATATGGCGCGCAACAGGCGCGCGAATTAAGGCTGGCCATTCAGGCAGTGGTTTTGAGCTTCACTACCGAAGAGGTGGTGCTGCCCGCCCAACCATGGCTGTTGCATTTGAGTGTGCGCAATGCGCCGCGGCTGTACGCTAAGGCCTATCGGGTAACCACTACCCAGCGCATACAGCGCCTGCATGACAACCCCTACAATAGAGAGGAGAATTTTCAGGAAATATACAGCCGTGTGCTTACTGCCACGCCCGCCGCCGTTTGGACGCTGGAAGTGCCAGCTCCACTGGATTATAAACTGCACACCGTACAGCAGGCAGGACCCGCCCTACCGCTTGGTCACTACCTCATCGTGGTCAGCACTAGTCCCGAAAATCCTACCGCAAAGAAATCCGGCATAAGCACTGCCTACGCACAACTTAGTGTGAGCAAGCTCAGCGAAGTGCGCCGGGGTGGTGCACAGCAGGGCATAGAATTGCTGGTGCTAGACCGCCAAAGTGGACAGCCGGTAGCTGAGGTAAATGCGCTGCCTTTCTTCCGGTACTACGACCAAAAAACCCGCAACTATAAGCAACAGCGCAGTGCGGCCTACGCAGCAACCAACACGGAAGGCGTGGTGCAGCTTCCAGGCAGCTTGGCCGATCAGCAAAACAGCCAGCCACGAGCTATCCTGCTTACCAAAGGGTCCGACTCGTTGCTGACAGCGGAAAACGGTTACTTCGGGCCCCGGCGTGCAACCCGCCCCGAGGAGAAGACTAGCCGCCACACGTTCCTCTACACCGACCGCGCCATATACCGGCCTGGCCAAACGCTTTATTTCAAAGGAATTCTAACCGAAACGCTGGCTGGCAAGTCGGAGCTGCGCAACAAAACGTCCATATCGGTGCGCCTCGTGGACGTGAATGGGCAAGCGGTGCAAACCCTATCCTTTACCACCTCTGACTTCGGCAGCTTTCACGGGTCCTTCGTGCTGCCGACGGGGCTGCTGAACGGAACCATGACCTTGCAGACCGACCACGGGATGATAGCCTTTGTGGTGGAAGACTACAAGCGCCCCACGTTTCAGGTAACGTTCGAGCCGGTGGCGGGTACGCCCGTACTGGGCCGTAGCGTGACTGCCCGCGGCAACGTTACGGCGTATGCTGGGCAGCCTATTGATGGGGCAACAGTGCAGTACCGCGTGGTGCGCCACACCATGTGGCCGATGTTCGGGCGTGACTATGGCTCTCGGATAGATTTTCCTGGCGGTGAGCCGGAAGTGGAAATCGTGAGTGGTAGCACCCGCACCGATTCTGCGGGCCACTTCAACGTGGAGTTCGTGGCGAAAGGGGAGGCAATTGGGGCCGCTAAGCGCCGCCCCTGGCAACCCGGCTACGTGTTCGAAGTGAAGGCCGATGTTACGGACGCCGCTGGTGAAACGCGCTCTGGTGAGCAGCGCATCAACTTAGGCACCGATGCGCTGACGTTGCGCCTGGATGTGCCGGAGCTCCTGAATCGGGACAAGCTGCCGACCTTGAAACTACTCAGCACCAATGCTACCGGGGAGGCTATGCCCGCCCGCGTCCAATTGCGCCTCTATCGGCTGACGCCGCCTGCCCGTGCCACGCGCCCCCGCGTGTGGGAGCGGCCCGAGTACGAAGCCCTGCGCGAAGAAGAGTTCAAGCGCCGTTTTCCGCTTGATGCCTACGCCAACGAAGACAACGACACCACGTGGGCCCGCACCCTCGTCCTGACGCAGGAGTTCGATACCGAGAAGTCGCCGCAGCTAACGGGCTTGGTCGCGCCGCTGGCCCAGCAGGCGCCGGGCCGCTACATGCTGGAAGCTACGGCGCCAGCAGTGGGAGGGAAACCGGCGGCGGAAGTCGAGCAGTTTTTCACGCTTTATTCTGCCACCACTACCACGCTGCCCGTTCCTACCCCCGACTGGTTTGTGAGTTTGCAGGACAGTGTAGTGCCCGGTCAGTCGGCGCGCTTTCTGCTAGGCAGTTCCGAGGAAGGGGCGCGGGTATTGCTGGAAGCGGAAGTGGAAGGCGAAACCGTGCGGCGTGAGTGGCTTACGCTTCGGGCGGGAGAGCAGCGCGTGGTGGAAGTCCCGACTACTGCTACGCTGGAGGGCAGCCAACTGTACCTGCACCTCACCCACGTACGCGACAACCGCTTGTATACCAATGCCGCTACCGTGCAGGTGGTTACGCCACCCGTGCCGCTGGTCCTAAGTATTGCCACCTTCCGCGACAAGCTCCAACCCGGCCAGAAGGAAACCTGGCGCGTCACCATTCAGCAAGCCAATGGCAAACCTGCCGCGGCCGAAATGCTCGCCACCCTCTACGACAAGTCGTTGGACGCATTTCGGCCGCATCTTTTCACGAAGCTGACCTTGCCCACACCGTATTTCCCGGCAACGCTGGCGTGGCGCGGGCAGTTTGGGGAGGTGCAGTCGAGGGAGCTGTTCAATAGGAAATATGCTGATCTATCAGCCTTGGCAACAGTGTATCCGCATATCAACATGTGGGGCTTTGCCGGCGAAGACATGCAGGCCACCTATACTGTAACTGTAAAGGGCAATACCGATAACCCCATGGACCTACAAAGCATGGGAGGTATTAGAGTCAGGGGAGCGGCGAGCCGGGCTGCCATGGCCGCCGATGCCTCTCAGCTCAACGAAGTGGTGGTAGTGGGCTACGGTACGCAGCAGCGGCAGGAAATATCGGGTAGTGTGGCTCCTGCTCCCGCACCTCCGTCCCAGCCCAACTTGGCCGGCGTGCAAGCCCGCACGGACTTCCGCGAAACCGCTTTCTGGCTCCCCGAGTTGCGTACCAATGCCAAAGGCGAAACGGTGGTGGAGTTTCAAATGCCGGAGGCCGTAACGCGCTGGCAACTATTGGCCTTGGCCCACGATCAGCAATTGCATTCCGGTTTGCTAAGCCGGGAGTTGGTCACGCAGAAACAACTGCAAGTGACGCCCAACGCTCCGCGCTTCTTCCGCGAAGGCGACCAACTCACGTTCACCGCCAAGCTCAGCAACCTCACCGAGCAGCCGCTCAGCGGGGCCGCTCAACTGTTCCTCTTCGATGCCCGCACCCAGCAGCCGCTGGAAAGCAAGCTGCTGAAAAGCGACAACCAGTTGAAGTTCAACCTAAAAGCCAACCAAAGCAGTGCCGTAGCGTGGAGCCTTGCTATTCCGGAAACCGCCCAAGGACAGGTGCCGCTCGAAGCCATAACCTACCGGGTGGTGGCGGAAGCACAGTTGCCAGGGCAGGAAAAGAAACAAAAGAAGCAGCGTCGTCAGAACAAACGGGCTACCGACGCGGCACAGCTAGCCACGGTATCCGACGGCGAGGAAAACACGTTGCCTGTGCTGCCAAACCGCTTGCTCGTGACCGAGAGCCTGCCGCTACCCGTTGTGGGGCCGGCTACGCGGGAATTTGAGTTGAAAAAGCTAACCAGCACTACTTCGCCTACGCGCCGCAACTACTCATTGACGCTGGAAATGACGCAGAACCCCGCGTGGTACGCCGTGCAGGCGCTGCCGTACTTGATGGAATACCCCTATGAGTGTTCCGAGCAAGTGTTCAGTCGGCTCTACGCCAATTTGCTGGCCGCCAAAATTCTAGCCAGTACCCCACGCCTCAAAGCCGTAGTAGCCGAGTGGAACCGTGCCAACCAGGCAGGTGGCAAAGTGGCTCTCAGCAGCAAGCTCGAGCAAAACCAGGAGCTGAAAGCCTTGCTGCTTCAGGAAACTCCCTGGGTACGCGACGCCCAATCGGAAACCGAGCGCATGCGCCGTTTAGCGGAGCTGTTTGATGAGCCGCGCCTAACGGCCGAAACCGCCCGGGCGCTTGACAAGCTAGCCAAGATGCAGCAGCCCACTGGTGCTTTTCCCTGGTTCGAGCGCATGCCCGCCGACCGGTACATCACCCAGCTCATAGTGGCGGGTTTCGGCAAACTGCAAAAGCTCGGGGCACTGAACGTGGCGCAGAACAGCCAGGCCCAGCAAATCGTTGACAAGGCCCTGCGCTACCTTGATGAGGAACTGCAACGCGACTACACCGAACTGCGCAAACTGCCAGGTGTGAACCTAAAGCAACAACACGTTTCTGCCGTGCAGATTCAGGCGCTGTATGCTCGTAGCTTCTGGCCGACAGCATCAGGTATAAACCCAGCGCAACCTGCGCTGGCCTATTATCAGCAACAGGCAGCCACTTTCTGGAAAACCCAAACGCGCTACCTCCAAGCCCAAACGGCCTTGGCGCTGCATCGCCAAAAAACGCAGCCCGCGGCCGTGAACGATATGTTGACGGCTCTCACCGAAAACGCCTTGCACAGCGAAGAGTTGGGCATGTATTGGAAAGAAGTGCGGGGCGGCTACCACTGGCAGGAGGCCCCCACCGAAACACAAGCCACGCTCATTGAAGCGTTTGACGAGGTGCGCAACAACCAAAAAGCAGTAGATGAAATGAAGCTCTGGTTGCTCAAGCAAAAGCAAACCCAGAACTGGCCCAGTACTCGCGCCACCGCCGATGCCTGCTACGCCTTGCTCTTGCGCGGCTCCGATTGGCTTCAACCCACCCAACCCGTTCAGGTGTCAATAGGAGGGAAGGCCGTTACCCCAACTAGCCAGCAAGCGGGCACCGGGTACTTCAAAAACACGTTCCCCGCAGCCGATATCACACCTGTTCAAGGCAAAGTAAGTATCAAGAAAACCGATGCTGGCGTAGCATGGGGTGCGCTTTACTGGCAGTATTTCGAGCAGATCGACAAAATTACGCCGGCGGCTACCCCATTGCAGGTGGAACGCCAGCTGTATCGGGAGCAACAAACCAGCGCGGGCCCTTCGTTGGAGCGCCTCACGTCCACCTCACCGCTACGCGTGGGCGACGTGCTAGTGGTCCGCCTCGTGCTGCGCTCCGACCGAGACCTGGAATACGTGCACCTGAAAGACCAACGCGCAGCTGGGCTAGACTTGATGGCGCAAACATCCGGATACCGGTACCAATCGGGGCTAGGTTATTACGAGAGCCCCCGCGACGCGGCTACCAACTTTTTCATTAGTCGCTTCCCCAAGGGCACCCATACGTTCGAGTATCGGTTGCGGGCCGCCCAAGCCGGTAACTTTTCGGGAGGCCTTAGCCAGCTTCAGTGCCTGTACGCCCCTGAATTCACTGCTCATTCGGCCGGCACACGGGTTCAGATTGTGCCCCAGCCCTAG